TACCATAATGTGAAACCTATTGCGGCGATTAAAGAGTTATTGGAACTTAACATAGGCCATGCCATTGTTGCCCGCGCCTTATTTTGTGGTTTTAAAGAGGCCGTAAAACACATGCGCCAATTAATGCAAGAAGCGAGACTTTATGTCAACAACTGACGTGATTGTTATTCGTATTACTGGAGATTCCGGCGATGGAGTTCAGCTAGTAGGTGAGCAATTAACTATTAGTGCGGCACTTACCGGTCGTGATGTGCGTACATTGCCTGATTTTCCTGCCGAAATAAGAGCGCCTGCAGGTACGGTTGCCGGAGTTTCCGGTTTTCAACTTGCTATGGCTGAGCACGCTATTTTCACCGCAGGGGAATCTCTTGATGTTTTAGTTGCCTTAAATCCAGCGGCCTTAAAAAATTCTTTACAGCATCTCAATGAGGGTGGCTTACTCATCATTAATGAAGATAGTTATCAAGATAAAGATTGGCAAAAAGCAGGAATGGAACGCAGTTTTTTAGATAATTGTGCCGAACATTATCATGTGGTGGCCTTGCCTTTGATTAGTCAAACCCTGCAGGCAGTGGAGTCGATCGAGCTGACTAAACCGCAAGCGACTAAAACGAAGAATTTTTATGTTTTAGGTTTGGTATTATGGTTGTTTGATTTATCAACAGAAGCCTGTCAGCAGTTTATCGCTAAAAAATTTAAAAATAATGAAGCCGTCGCGAAGGCCAATGAATTGGCTTTATTGGCAGGTTACAATTATGCAATGACTTTGGAGTTATCCCGACGTGATTATATGTTGGGTGAGGCTAACAGGCAGACTGGAGAGTACAGGCAAATAACAGGAGTAGAGGCCGTTGGATTAGCGCTTGCTACTTTGAGTACTCATACTCGAACTCCAATGTTGGTGTCTGGTTATCCTATTACTCCAGCATCGGCCATATTGCATGAGTGTGTGCGTTTGTCTGATTTTGGTGTGCAATTATTGCAAGCTGAAGATGAAATTGCTGCAATTTGCTCTTGCATCGGAGCTGCTTATGGTGGGCGTTTGGCTTTAACTTGTACGTCAGGCCCAGGCCTTGATTTAAAAAGTGAGGGCTTAGGGCTTGCAGTAGTCGCTGAGCTGCCTTTGGTTCTTATTGATGTTCAGCGAGCAGGAGCATCAACCGGATTACCAACCAAGACTAGCCAAAGTGATTTAAGACAGGCTTTATACGGGCGTCATGGTGAGGCTCCTTTACCTGTTATCGCAGCGCAATCTCCTGCAGACTGTTTCAATACCGTGATAGAGGCGTTTCATCTAGCGATAAAATATATGACTCCTGTCATTGTTTTACTTGATTCTTATTTGGCTAATGCTGCTGAACCTTGGAAAATACCTGAAGTTGAGTCACTTTCTTTACCTGATATTCAATATAATCGCTTTCCAAAGCCTTTTCAGCGAGATGAGTTTTTAACTCGCAGTTGGAATACTCCAGGCACTCCTGGATTTATCCATCAATTAGGTGGGTTAGAAAAACAAGGTGAAGAAGGGCGCGTCAGTTATGATGCTGAGAATCATCAAAAAATGGTTGATTTACGTGCGCAAAAAGTCAAAGGTATTGCGCGTGAATATGCAAAAATAGTTATTGAAGGAAACGCCAAAGCTTCCGTTTTAGTCGTTGGCTGGGGAAGTACTTATGGCAGTTTAAAATCAGCTGTTTTGCAATGTTTAGATGACGGGCTACACGTTGCCTACATACACTTGCGCCACCTCAATCCCTTACCGGATGATTTGGCGGCCATTATAAAATCTTATGATACCGTTTTGGTTGCCGAGTTGAATACGGGGCAGTTATGCCAGCTTATCCGCTCGAACTATTTAGTCGATGCTCGTTCTATTAGTCAATGTAATGGTCAGCCCTTCGGCGTAACCCATCTAGTTAATGCCATTAAAATGGAAGCAGATTATGAACAACACATACAAGCGTGAAGACTTTACCAATGCTAATGAGGTTCGTTGGTGTCCTGGTTGTGGCGATTATGCAATTTTGGCTGCCTTGCAAAAGATGTTACCCGATCTTGGGTTACCTCCGGAGCAACATGTATTTGTCTCTGGTATAGGTTGTGCTGGTAGATTACCTTATTATATGAATACTTATGGATTTCATACTATTCATGGTAGGGCTACTGCTGTTGCCACTGGTCTAAAAGCAATGCGTGATGATTTATGCGTCTGGATTATTACAGGGGATGGCGATGCTTTAAGTATTGGCACAAATCATTTGGTTCACCTTTTAAGACGCAATGTTAATGTCAATATTTTGCTCTTTAATAATCAGGTTTATGGTTTAACCAAAGGTCAATTTTCTCCGACCTCTCAAAAGGGGCAAGTGACTAAAACGTCCCCCAAAGGAGTAACTAATGAGCCTGTTAATCCATTAACAATTGCTTTAGCATCGGGGGCCAGTTTTGTTGCCCGTGCAGTGGATAAAGACCCTAATCATTTAGCTTCTGTGTTGAAAAAGGCTCACGAACATCAAGGCTGTTCATTTGTTGAGATTTACCAGGATTGCAATATTTTTAATCATGGTGCTTTTGATGATTTTGCAGTAAAAAGTAATAGAGCGGGTAACACGGTATTGCTTGAGGATGGACAAACTTTATTGTTTGGTGCGGAAAAAGAAAAAGCCCTGACTCTGAAGGATGAAGAGTTCTGCAAGGTTTCTAGCCAAGAGGAAACACTTTATAAGCATAATTCGAGTAGTTTCATGGACGCAATACGCCTGGCACGCCTTTCTTTTCCCGATTATCCTGTGCCTTTAGGGGTTTATTATCAAAAATTACGTGAATTATTTACTTTTCAGCAGGAAGTAAAGAAATCAAAAACCGATTTGTCTGCATTGTATAGAGCTAAGGCCAGTTGGAAACAGGTCTTACTCTCTACCTTACCTTCCGCGCTTTATGCGCGGAATTCAGCCCTGTAGTAGCGTAATATGGAAGAGACAAAGTTGGGCAACAAATTGCCCGACCTAGAACCGCATTTTCCTTATTTTCAGATTTTCAACTCAGGGAAAACACGATCGTTGTATTGCTCTTGTAAATCAGTAGCGGCCAGCTCACTTTCCGATTTTTTCAAGGAAAAAAATCCAGGTTTAGTACCTAAAGAGCCAATGAAAATTAATGCATTAATGAGACTTTTTCCCAGATTAATTAAATAATCAGTCCAGCTTAGGTCGTTTGCAAAATAAGGTAATGCATTTTGAATTTTATTGTTAATTGTGTCTTTTATTTCCACGGTAAGTGGCTTATTGTTTTCCATTTGTTGTAGAGATAAATCGTTCAGCTCTTCTAATAAATTCTCTGCAATTTGTTTCGTCTTTGGGAACTCCATTCCTATAGTATCAATTTTTCTCTTAAAATCAGCCAGAATTTCAAGAACCACTATGTGCTTGTTATATTTTGTTTTCTTTGCCTTATTCTGTTTTTGTATTAAATCAGTCTCTATTGATGGCGTATCCACTAGTGCTTGTTCCTCTGTAGCATGGCTTTTAAGCAGTTCGGTTTTTTGCTTATTTAATAATTGAATACATTCCAGTGGATTTGTTGAATAATGAAAGAATGTGGCAAGATCTGATTTGGGAAAATGGGTATTATAGGAATTGTCATAGCTAATTTCTGGACGAACGCATATTTTCTTACTCTCATCGTATACTGTAGCAACAGAGTCTCCCATCGTTTTACATAGTTTAGCGGCTTCATTAAAAATCAGCAAAGCAGCATGTCTGGCCTCTTGATTATCTTTTAGAGGTACAGCTTTCATCAAATCAAAAATAGTATTATTTTCGATTTTATTTGGTGTCCAAATACGAGATAGGTCAGCACAATGAGCGCCGTACATTAACACTTTTAATGCCTTTTGTTCGGCTGACAGTTTGATGAGTTGCTCGGGATCATCTGTAAGATAAGAATGTTCCAAACAAGAGGCAAATGTTTCTAATTCTGCTTCATTTTGAAATAAAGTCGGGATGAGGTTCTTTTCATGGACATAATCTTTAAAGTTTTGCGCTGATTGTTTACGATAACGATCGTATTCTTCTGTGCCAAATCCGCTTTCACTTTCTCGGCCAGATACATAAAAAGCCATAGCGATTTGTAATTTAGCAATGAATGATTCACCTTGGCTATCAAGTTGCGCCATAATATGGTTTTGGATATCTGGAGCGGCGTATTTTAAATTAAAATCGACGACCATTCTAACCAAAAACTGGGTCCTTGCAGTATGGCAAAGCCCATGATTAGAGCGATATACGGCGGCTTCATCCCCATTGTAGCAATCATAATGAGAGGTAAGGCCGCTTATTGTATTACCATTCTGCTTATAGAGAATTGGAAAATAAGTTCCCGCGCGCTCTTCTGTATATTTTTTACTAAGGAATTTGTTGTCAGCAAAAATTAATGCTTGCGCTCCATAGTCGGTAATATTATTGGCAACGTTAACCTTTTGGGGTTGAAAAATTTGTCGTAACGTATTCAAGTGAGTCTCTACATCCTCGCTAGTAAATTTCTCCGGAGAGGCTACTCGCATTGTATTTATAGCCTTATCTAGAAGATCAGGGATGTTGGGAGGAAAATACGGATCAGCTTTTATTATTTTATCTTTGTACCATGGTAACAATTTGGGGTGTTGTAGCGCTAAATCTATACCACGGGTGAACAATGCTTCGAGTACTTCACTTGGCATGGGACCCAATTCCTTGTTTTTATGCGAATAAAGAGAAATAAGCATTTTTATGTAAGTGAATCCGCTCTCCCTCTCAAGATGATGAAGGTAAGATTGGTATACACGATTAATAGTTGCAATCTGAGTTGCATTGAATTGGAAGCTAGGGTTTGTTCGTACTATGTCTTGTTTCACCTGGTTAATAAGAACTGCGTATTCGGGGATGTTGTTATATTCTTTTTCTTTCATTAGGTTTATATAAAAATCTAAAAAAGTAATTTTTTCAGTTCGCCACTTTAAAAGGGATAACAAGTCTTCTATGCTCTCGTAGGTAATATCACGTTGAGTATAGTTCCACATATTATTAACGTAAGATGAAATTTCTTCATCTGATCTATGGAGTTTTTGAGCAAGCTTGCATACTGAAACAATCTGATGTACTTGATCAGATTTTTCCTGCATTAACGATAACAGATGTTTAGATAACATCGATTCGATATTTGGGTCACTGGCGTTGTTTTTATACAATTTATAAATTATTTTCAGAGCCGCTATCCTTAAATTTTGGTGCTCCAATATTTTTTTGAGGAGATCATTATCCGCCTCGCGGATCTTTTGTTTATCAAAAACTGAGATAATCCTGTCGATTAAATAGGTAAATTCTTTTTCTTGTAGTGGAATGTTGAAAAGCTTTTTATATCTCATTATCTCGATAAAATGCCGTTCTTTCTGTACTTCTGGCAGTTGATTAAATTGTAGGTACTTGTCCTCATAAGCTTTTTTTATCGCAGGGTCATTTTTTAATCGGTTTAATCTATCTACTAATTTCTTCTGACATAGGCTATTAATTTGATTTTTTAATTCGTCAGGATAGTAAATATCTACAGATAAAATTTTATTGGTGAGGCGATTGGAGAGTGTCCCATATACGGAGATAGTTTTAATCTCTTCTACGGTTAATGTGGCTAGCAGCAGGGGATTTTTCTTTTCTAACTTTTCTAGGCTATGTTCTACAATTTCTTCCCATAATTTGAGAAGTTCCTCATGAGTCAATTGTTTTTTCTTGACGAATAAGGAGGAATCTTTGGGGGAATATTGATAAATATCAATAGACTTTCCTGATTTTATTTCAAATTCCTGTTGCAGGTAAACTGCTTGTAATAAAGAGGCGTGGTACAAAAGCAAATCTTCTGAGTACAAATTTTTACCATCGTCTTCTTTTGCGTCCTCAGTATCGAGAGTATCCATATTATAAAAATTAGGTTCAGGAAAAAAATAAACTCCCGTTATATCTTCTTGAGCAATGTCATAAAGTGTTTCAGAGTGCTCCAGAGCTCTCTCTTGTTTATAAAACTTCCCATAGCCTCGATAAGTATAAGTAATACGTTGAGGGCCCTGTTCTGCCAGTTGGGTTAATTGTTCTTTTGCTTCTTCAGCGGGAAGCCTTGCTGTAAAATGCAGGTGTTCCTTTTTACCCCGACCGCTATTGCTATCCGAGGAAGATATCTCGGAAAATTTAGAAAGCTGCGGTGAAAGAATATAGCCTGCGGCAGAAAAGGCTGGAGTTTTGTGATCGGCTAGACTTGTTGAACGCGATAAATTCCCATGAGGACTGTTGAGCGGTTTATGTAGCTCATAACCAGAATTTGTTTTATGTTTTTTTCTTTTTTGTCGATCTTTTGGAGTTCCTGATGGGGCGCCTAATCCACGTAATAGGGTAAAATTATTTGATGTTTTTGGCATAGTATTTCACTTGGTTTATCGAGGTTATAAAACAAAAAAATCAGCGAGAACAAACAACATGGCTGAGATTAAAGTGAACTCTTGAGTCATTGTTTGTATTTAAATTACTCAACAAAAGCTCATTTGTTTCACGATTATCCTTTTAATCATTAAAACCAAGTGATAACTAGTTCTCCATTCATCATTGTCAGAGGATGAGAGCATGTGATTTCCAATTGTACTAAGAATCCATTTAACAGTCAATTTGTGGTGTGGAGAATGAGCTATATCGAGAGGGGGAAATTAGTCGATGCTAAAGAACATGAATAAAAAATGAGTGCCTGGTTATGTACGTTTTATTGAGTCACAATGTTTCAGCATTGTGGCCGTTGCCCGTATTTCGCTGCGCTAATATGGGCGACGACATCTTTGTTTATCAACATTGTGGGGTTAATGAATCGGTCTGGGATGGTTGTTCGTTCTTTTTAAAGGTACTGGCAAAAAGACCGACACCGCCAAGGATTGCTGCGATACCAATTCCAGCTACTACTAATCCGCTAATGCCAAAGGTTGTTGCATTCAATACAGTAAAGGCAACAGCTACGGCAGCAATGCCTAAAGCTGTTATAAAACCACTCAGTAGATGCATGTTAAAAGTATATGGTGACGAGTTAGGTTCACTGCTCTGCGTTAGCTCACCTTTTTCTGGTTCAATACGTTCTGAATGATTTTCGACAGGAGGGACATTCAAAAGAGTCACTATAGGTTTTTCAATGGTTTTTTTAGACTGACGTTCTACAGGAGTTGCATTATCCTCTAAGGCTTTTCTAACGAATACACCAGTTTTTAACGGTGCGTTGTTTAAACAACCTTCCTCAAGATGGTCTTGCTCTATCATCATCTGAGCAAGAGCAAGAGAGTCTGCAGTGCATACATCATTAAAAGAAATATCTTCTTCGCGGATTAGTTTTTTAGTGATGACTTGTACTACATTAGTGCACCCAGTCATTTGTTTTAATTGCTCAATAATTTGTTCGCAATTACGTTTATCTTCTCCAGGATTCGCTAAAAATAGGGTCTTTCTGGCAAAGTCAACTTTTATGGCAAATGCATGGCTTCCTGTAGTCGTACTGATGAATAGAGGCTCTTTTTTATTCTGTAATGCTAAATTTAATTTCTCTGCATTGGCATCTTTGATATTAAGATAATTATTTAGCAAGTTTTGATCCGCTAAAACCCAGTTTTTTTGATCTAAATTTAAGTGATTACGGACGAGCTGCACTAAATAGCCTTCTTCTCGTATTAGTTTTTCTATATAGCGATTAAAGATCTCTCTATCAAGTTCTATAGTGCGGATTGTTACCTTGTCTGCTGAATCGACTATTCTATCTTTGAGTTGTAATAAACTACTTGCTTTCTTCTGTCCAAGCAAAAGATCTTTTATTTCTTTTTGTAGGCCGAGTCCTATAAGTGGAGCGATGCGTCCTAGATCACTAATATAATTAATATTTTCTTTAATATCCGTTGAGTTGGCTATTCTTGGCTGCAGATCAAATATAAGTTGATTAATCATTTCATCCGCTGGGGTAGTGCCTCTGCCTTGAGAATAGTCTATAGTGATTATTACTTGTTCGGGATTTCTTGTTATGTTGTGCTGAGTACCATGAATTACATTAGCTGTTTCCGCAGATTCTTTATACATGGCGGATGGAATTTCGATAGTATTAGGCCGTCCAGAGAAACGATGAGTCGCTGGATAAAAAGTTATTCTAATTTGTTCTATAGTAGCAATTAATCCTTCGGGATAGATGTAATTATGGTAATTGTAATCTCGTTTACCTGGAACGGGGGCACCTTCTTCTTTGAGTTCTAGTGCATTAACATCTTTAATTTTGATTTTCACTTTATCTTGGGCCAACTCGATGTCTTCTTGTTTAAAGCCGTGCTGCCTGAGTATTTTTTTTAAAATTAGTTCTTTCATTCGAATCCTGAGTTAACGCTGATTTATTAATTTAAATAGTGTGAGTTCTGGGGTTAATGATTTTGATTAATTATACATCATGAAATGCTTATTTTATACTTAAATGTGAATTTTAGAACGATTTTTTATTTTTCACTGTTATCTGGTCGGCAATGATTATTTATATTTTTCCCGATTTTTTGTAAATAAAAAAAGGCATTCTGGCAATCAGGTACATTATTACTCGCCAAAATGCTGGGTAGTAGAGCAACCGCTTTCCTCCATTGATTGCCTTCCAACACGCTTTGGCGCAGTCTTTGGGAGAGGCCGCATAAAAAATTCCTGGCAAGCCATAGGTTTGTTTTGTATCAATGAATCCCAAACGAACTATTGTTATATGCTGATTTATTGTTGCCCCTTGTTGTAATCCTTGGAGATAGACTTCTATTGCTGCTTTGCTGGCACCATAAAGACTATTTTTAGCGCGTCCACGGCACGCGGCTACTGAGCTTAAGTAAAGAAGGTTATGTTGTTTTTGCGTCGAATTTAAATAGCTATGGATTAATAGGGTGGTGCTAAGGATATTTGTTTCTATGAGTTGAGTAATAGTGGAGGGGGTTAATGCATTATTTTCTGTAAAATCACTATGGGCAATCAATAAGTCTAATTCGCTATCGCATTGTTTTAAGATCATAGCTAATTGAGTTGTAACGTCATGCATTTTTGTTACCACATAATCGCAAGAAACCTGAAAACGTAGTTGTATGTCTTGGGCGATAATAGCCAATTGTTCTTTGTCTCGCCCAACCAAACGTAATGAATGTCCTGATGTTGCTGCAAGATGCGCAAATTCTTCTGCAATGATAGAAGTTGCTCCTAAGATAACCCAGGTTCTTTGTGTCATTATATTATTCCTAATCGCTTCGCAAGATCAGACCGCATTGCACATTGGTGGTGAGCGAGTATTTGTGAAAAATACTCATGATTTGTGTATGTTTTTTTATATTGCTCTGGAGTTAATAACAAATCTTTAGCTAAATAAATACGTCCGTTCATCTCACTAATGAGTTGATTCATTGCCTTAATTGCCTGTTTGGCTGCAGTGTTATGAATGAAATCTATAGCTATAGTAAAACCGGGTTTACAAAAAGAAAGTATTCCTTCTCCAGCCTGGCTAAATAATTTGAGCACTGCGAGGGTTGGAGTTGCTTTATTACACTGAATTAAATGGATTAACTGCTCTAAAGTATTGCATGCATTATCTTGGTCAAATACTGCTTGAAACTGAATTAAACCCTTAGGACCATAGAGCCTGTTCCAGTGAGCTATTTTATCTAGGGGGTTATTAAATTCCTCAAGACTTAATAGTTCTTTAGGCTTTTTACTCGTTGCATAGATCTTATTAAATAACTTCATATTCCATGATTTTATTAAACCGAAGGGGATTTTGGGTACTTTATGAGTGCTTGTTGTCTTCTTGGGAGGTCGAGAAACGGCAGTACAATGATTGGCTAATGATAATATGGAGTTTTGTTCTTCGTTAAGTAAGTCAACCCACGCAACTTGATAATCATAGGTTGGATTATCGGCTGACATTTGCCCCATTAAGGTTTTAAAAGAATTAAAGGAACGGTTTTCTACTTGTACATAGCGTGAGGCTTTTTTTAAGCGAATAGCAACTTGAGTAATAACACCGGTTAAACCCAAACCCGCAATAGTTGCATAAAATAAATCGGAATGTTCTTCACGACTGCATCGTATTTTTTTATCGTTAATGAGTAATTCAAACCAAAGTATATGACGGCCAAAACTTCCTTCGTGGGGATTGTTTTTACCGTGGACGTCATGAGCTATTCCTCCTGCAACAGTGGCATGTACTGTTCCTGGTATCACAGGAGGTATAAATTGAGGATCTAGTAGAAACAAATCCTTAAACGGAGCATGTGCTTGGCATACTGCAATTCCTGAGTCTTGATTAAAACTAATCAAATGATTCAGACGTGTTGTGTCAATCACAAGTCCATTGTTATTGAGACAACTATCGTTATAACTGAGTCCGGCACCACGAGCAAGTAGGCGCTCCTGTTTATTGTCAGCTATGCATTCAATGAGTTGTTTTTCATTGTCAGGACGCAAACAGAACGATTCGCTATATAAGGAGCGGCTAAAATTAGATAGTACTATTTTTTTGCTGCGCATGCTGGCTTCTTATCAAGGAAAAAGAGATTTTTGAGTGTCTCATGATTTATTTCTTAATTAAATAACCTTAAATAATAAAAGGATAGCTATACTT
This Legionella fallonii LLAP-10 DNA region includes the following protein-coding sequences:
- a CDS encoding SidE phosphodiesterase domain-containing protein, with the translated sequence MPKTSNNFTLLRGLGAPSGTPKDRQKRKKHKTNSGYELHKPLNSPHGNLSRSTSLADHKTPAFSAAGYILSPQLSKFSEISSSDSNSGRGKKEHLHFTARLPAEEAKEQLTQLAEQGPQRITYTYRGYGKFYKQERALEHSETLYDIAQEDITGVYFFPEPNFYNMDTLDTEDAKEDDGKNLYSEDLLLYHASLLQAVYLQQEFEIKSGKSIDIYQYSPKDSSLFVKKKQLTHEELLKLWEEIVEHSLEKLEKKNPLLLATLTVEEIKTISVYGTLSNRLTNKILSVDIYYPDELKNQINSLCQKKLVDRLNRLKNDPAIKKAYEDKYLQFNQLPEVQKERHFIEIMRYKKLFNIPLQEKEFTYLIDRIISVFDKQKIREADNDLLKKILEHQNLRIAALKIIYKLYKNNASDPNIESMLSKHLLSLMQEKSDQVHQIVSVCKLAQKLHRSDEEISSYVNNMWNYTQRDITYESIEDLLSLLKWRTEKITFLDFYINLMKEKEYNNIPEYAVLINQVKQDIVRTNPSFQFNATQIATINRVYQSYLHHLERESGFTYIKMLISLYSHKNKELGPMPSEVLEALFTRGIDLALQHPKLLPWYKDKIIKADPYFPPNIPDLLDKAINTMRVASPEKFTSEDVETHLNTLRQIFQPQKVNVANNITDYGAQALIFADNKFLSKKYTEERAGTYFPILYKQNGNTISGLTSHYDCYNGDEAAVYRSNHGLCHTARTQFLVRMVVDFNLKYAAPDIQNHIMAQLDSQGESFIAKLQIAMAFYVSGRESESGFGTEEYDRYRKQSAQNFKDYVHEKNLIPTLFQNEAELETFASCLEHSYLTDDPEQLIKLSAEQKALKVLMYGAHCADLSRIWTPNKIENNTIFDLMKAVPLKDNQEARHAALLIFNEAAKLCKTMGDSVATVYDESKKICVRPEISYDNSYNTHFPKSDLATFFHYSTNPLECIQLLNKQKTELLKSHATEEQALVDTPSIETDLIQKQNKAKKTKYNKHIVVLEILADFKRKIDTIGMEFPKTKQIAENLLEELNDLSLQQMENNKPLTVEIKDTINNKIQNALPYFANDLSWTDYLINLGKSLINALIFIGSLGTKPGFFSLKKSESELAATDLQEQYNDRVFPELKI
- a CDS encoding FAD-binding oxidoreductase, with amino-acid sequence MRSKKIVLSNFSRSLYSESFCLRPDNEKQLIECIADNKQERLLARGAGLSYNDSCLNNNGLVIDTTRLNHLISFNQDSGIAVCQAHAPFKDLFLLDPQFIPPVIPGTVHATVAGGIAHDVHGKNNPHEGSFGRHILWFELLINDKKIRCSREEHSDLFYATIAGLGLTGVITQVAIRLKKASRYVQVENRSFNSFKTLMGQMSADNPTYDYQVAWVDLLNEEQNSILSLANHCTAVSRPPKKTTSTHKVPKIPFGLIKSWNMKLFNKIYATSKKPKELLSLEEFNNPLDKIAHWNRLYGPKGLIQFQAVFDQDNACNTLEQLIHLIQCNKATPTLAVLKLFSQAGEGILSFCKPGFTIAIDFIHNTAAKQAIKAMNQLISEMNGRIYLAKDLLLTPEQYKKTYTNHEYFSQILAHHQCAMRSDLAKRLGII
- a CDS encoding SDR family NAD(P)-dependent oxidoreductase — protein: MTQRTWVILGATSIIAEEFAHLAATSGHSLRLVGRDKEQLAIIAQDIQLRFQVSCDYVVTKMHDVTTQLAMILKQCDSELDLLIAHSDFTENNALTPSTITQLIETNILSTTLLIHSYLNSTQKQHNLLYLSSVAACRGRAKNSLYGASKAAIEVYLQGLQQGATINQHITIVRLGFIDTKQTYGLPGIFYAASPKDCAKACWKAINGGKRLLYYPAFWRVIMYLIARMPFFIYKKSGKI
- a CDS encoding 2-oxoacid:ferredoxin oxidoreductase subunit beta, which codes for MNNTYKREDFTNANEVRWCPGCGDYAILAALQKMLPDLGLPPEQHVFVSGIGCAGRLPYYMNTYGFHTIHGRATAVATGLKAMRDDLCVWIITGDGDALSIGTNHLVHLLRRNVNVNILLFNNQVYGLTKGQFSPTSQKGQVTKTSPKGVTNEPVNPLTIALASGASFVARAVDKDPNHLASVLKKAHEHQGCSFVEIYQDCNIFNHGAFDDFAVKSNRAGNTVLLEDGQTLLFGAEKEKALTLKDEEFCKVSSQEETLYKHNSSSFMDAIRLARLSFPDYPVPLGVYYQKLRELFTFQQEVKKSKTDLSALYRAKASWKQVLLSTLPSALYARNSAL
- a CDS encoding 2-oxoacid:acceptor oxidoreductase subunit alpha, which produces MSTTDVIVIRITGDSGDGVQLVGEQLTISAALTGRDVRTLPDFPAEIRAPAGTVAGVSGFQLAMAEHAIFTAGESLDVLVALNPAALKNSLQHLNEGGLLIINEDSYQDKDWQKAGMERSFLDNCAEHYHVVALPLISQTLQAVESIELTKPQATKTKNFYVLGLVLWLFDLSTEACQQFIAKKFKNNEAVAKANELALLAGYNYAMTLELSRRDYMLGEANRQTGEYRQITGVEAVGLALATLSTHTRTPMLVSGYPITPASAILHECVRLSDFGVQLLQAEDEIAAICSCIGAAYGGRLALTCTSGPGLDLKSEGLGLAVVAELPLVLIDVQRAGASTGLPTKTSQSDLRQALYGRHGEAPLPVIAAQSPADCFNTVIEAFHLAIKYMTPVIVLLDSYLANAAEPWKIPEVESLSLPDIQYNRFPKPFQRDEFLTRSWNTPGTPGFIHQLGGLEKQGEEGRVSYDAENHQKMVDLRAQKVKGIAREYAKIVIEGNAKASVLVVGWGSTYGSLKSAVLQCLDDGLHVAYIHLRHLNPLPDDLAAIIKSYDTVLVAELNTGQLCQLIRSNYLVDARSISQCNGQPFGVTHLVNAIKMEADYEQHIQA